A window of Candidatus Nitrospira allomarina genomic DNA:
CGGAATTCGAAGCCCTCATTTTAGAAAGTAATCTGATCAAGCGGCATCGCCCACGGTTCAATGTGGTCCTCCGGGACGACAAACAATACCCCTATCTCCGGTTGCCGATTCACGATGATTTCCCGAGGCTGTCGATAGTCCGCCGGGTCAAACAGGACAAGGCGTTATATTTTGGTCCGTATGTCCCTACGGGAGCTATGCGCGACACCCTGAAAGTTATTCGTAAGGTGTTCCCCCTGGCCACCTGCACAATCGATATTAATGGAAGCGCTGAGCGGGCATGCCTGGAATTTGAAATCAAGCGTTGCATGGCTCCTTGCACGGGAAATCAGACGAAGGAAGCCTACCATCAGATTGTAAAGCAGGTTCGTTGGTTTTTAGAGGGACGGGATACGGAATTACTCGAGTCCTTACGATCAGCCATGCAGGATGCGGCGGAGCGGGAGGCGTTTGAAGAAGCCGCTCGACTGCGTGATCAGATTGGAAACATTGAGCGGATGTTGGCCAAACAACGGGTGGCACAAATAAGCGCCCGGGAGCAGGATATCGTGGGATTGGCCAGAATGGGAGGGGCAGTGGATGTTCAGATGCTGTTTGTGCGAGGAGGCCTGTTGATTGGCCGTCGGGATTTTTTCTGGTCCGACGCTCACGGCGTCACCGATGAGGAACTGGTGAGGTCGACGCTCGAACAGTTTTATGCCAAAACAGTCGTGCCTCCCAAAGAGGTTCTGCTTCCTGTGGGGTTTGACGATCAATCGCTAGTCCAGCGGTGGTTGTCCGAGAAGAAAGAGGAAACCGTTCGGGTACTGGTTCCTGAGCGAGGGGTTAAATATGAATTACTCCAGCTCGCACAGGAAAATGCTGCGGTGGCTCTCAACGAACATCTTCGGGTGCAAACCGAATCCAGTGAGTCGGTGGAAGAACTTCAGTCGCTCTTAGCGTTGCCACAAATTCCGACCCGAATTGAATGTTTTGATATCTCCAATACCATGGGGACTAATTCCGTGGCGTCCATGGTGGTTTGGGAACAGGGCAGAATGAAAAAGTCAGACTATCGGCGATTCCGGATTAAAACGGTAGAAGGAGCCAACGACTTTGCGAGTATGCATGAAGTGGTGAAACGCCGATACGGCGGATCGTTGGCTAATAAACCAGGGAAAACCCTACCGGAGCCGGACCTGGTGGTGATTGAT
This region includes:
- the uvrC gene encoding excinuclease ABC subunit UvrC, with product MRETPTSTSQVLSDHPGRLSGILNNLPKQPGVYLFKDRRGDIIYIGKAAVLSDRVRSYFQHAADLTPKNRVLYSQIADMETIVTHSEFEALILESNLIKRHRPRFNVVLRDDKQYPYLRLPIHDDFPRLSIVRRVKQDKALYFGPYVPTGAMRDTLKVIRKVFPLATCTIDINGSAERACLEFEIKRCMAPCTGNQTKEAYHQIVKQVRWFLEGRDTELLESLRSAMQDAAEREAFEEAARLRDQIGNIERMLAKQRVAQISAREQDIVGLARMGGAVDVQMLFVRGGLLIGRRDFFWSDAHGVTDEELVRSTLEQFYAKTVVPPKEVLLPVGFDDQSLVQRWLSEKKEETVRVLVPERGVKYELLQLAQENAAVALNEHLRVQTESSESVEELQSLLALPQIPTRIECFDISNTMGTNSVASMVVWEQGRMKKSDYRRFRIKTVEGANDFASMHEVVKRRYGGSLANKPGKTLPEPDLVVIDGGAGQLGAAMEAMAAVNLSHVAICGLAKAKGDKDERIFLPGRKMPIILPLKSPATRLVQTIRDEAHRFAITFHRKLRGDAMIPLSPLRSAKTSKGSF